DNA sequence from the Gaiella occulta genome:
GGCGTCGTCGCCGTCATCGGCCCCTCCACGTCGGGCGCCGTCGCCGCGACGAGCCAGACGCTGTTCCAGGCCGGGCTCGCCCACATCTCGCCGTCTGCGACGCGTACGTCGCTGACGAAGGGCACGTCGAGGCAGGCGACGCCGGGCTTCTTCCGCGTCATCGCCGACGACGGCATCCAGGGCCCGGGCGACGCCCGCTTCATGATCGAGAAGCTGAAGGTGAAGAAGGTCGTCCTCATCGACGCGCAGGAGCCGTACTCGGTCGGTCTCGCCGACGCGACGCAGGCGTACCTGAAGTCGAAGGGCGTGACGACGATCCGGGAGTCCGTCTCGATCAACCAGTCGGACTTCTCCTCCATCGTGACGAAGGTCCCCAACGACACGGACATCGTCTTCGCACCGTTCCAGCAGCCGCCGAAGGCGCAGACGCTCGCGCAGCAGCTGCTCGAGCAGGGCAAGAAGGCCAAGGTGTTCGGCGGTGACGGTACGGCGGACGCGGACAAGTTCAACGTCCCCGGCTCGTACGTCTCGAACTTCGCGGCTCCGATCAGCAACTTCGCCTACAACAAGGCGATCATCGACGGCTGGAAGAAGGACAACCCGGGGCAGAGCCTCGGCGTGTTCGGCCCGCCCGCCTACGGTGCCGTGCAGGTCGCGCTGAACGCGATCAGGCTCGCGTGCAACCAGGGCAAGGGGCAGCTCAAGGATCGCCGTGACGTGATCCGCAACGTCAAGCGCATCCGGGTGAAGAACTGGATCCTCGGTGGCGACTTCCGGTTCTCGACGAAGACGAACGACCCGCTCAACGGGGCGTTCTACATCTTCCAGGTGCAGCCCGACAAGACGTACAAGCTCGTCGGGTAGGGAACGAAACGACCAGGCGAGCGGCCCGGCAGATCCGCCGGGCCGCTCGCTGTTTTCAGGCATAGACTCGCGCTCTCGTGGACAACTTCATCCAGTTCACCGTCAACGCGCTGACGCTCGGCAGCGTCTACGCGCTCATCGCGCTCGGATACTCGCTCGTCTACGGGATCCTGAAGCTGCTCAACTTCGCGCACGGCGACGTCTTCATGGTCGGCGCGTTCATCGGCTTCGGCGTGCTGCAGGCGCTCGGCGGCGCCGCCGACCCGGTCATCTCGATCTGGTTCGTGCTCGTGCTCGTCATGCTCTCCGCGATGGCAGGCTGCGCCATCCTCGGCGTCGCGATCGAGCGCTTCGCCTACCGGCCGCTGCGCAACGCGCCGCGCATCGCGCCGCTGATCAGCGCGCTCGGCGTGTCGTTCTTCCTCACGTACTCGATGCAGCTCATGTTCGGCAGCCAGCAGCGCGACTACAACGCGTTCGCGATGGCCAACGGCGCGCTTTTCTTCAAGGGCTTCGACATCGGCAGCGTGCGCGTGCCGCTGCTGCGCATCGTCATCGTCGTGTCCGCGTTCGTGCTCATGATCCTGCTCTGGCTCCTCGTCACGAAGACGCGGATCGGGAAGGCGATGCGCGCGACCTCGTACGACCGCGAGGCGGCGGCGATGATGGGCATCGACATCGACCGCGTGATCGTGTTCGCGTTCGTGCTCGGCTCCGCCCTCGCGGGCGCGGCCGGCGTGATGTTCGCGCTGCGCGCGCCGGCTTCGGTCACGATCGGCTTCGTCGCGGGCCTGAAGGGGTTCACCGCCGCGGTGATCGGCGGTATCGGCTCCATCCCGGGCGCCATGGCCGGCGGCCTCATCCTCGGCTTCGCCGAGTCGTTCACGCAGGGCTACATCTCGACGCGCTGGTCGGACCTGTTCGTGTTCCTGATCCTGATCGCGTTCATGCTCCTGCGCCCGCAGGGGCTCTTCGGCAAGGCGGACATCAAGAAGGTATGAGCGAGCAGCGGCCCCCCGAGAGCGCCGGCACGACCCCGGCCGTCGGCAAGGACGAGTGGGTCGCGCGTCTCGACGACAACCGGGCGCGCCGCACGGGGCTGCCCGGCGTCGTCGAGGAGCGCCTGCGGAACGTCCCCTGGTGGGCGTGGCTGACGCTGTTCGTCGCCGCCGTCGCGGCGCTCCCGATCGTCTACGACAGCGGCTACGTCAGGCGCGTGGCATTCGACACCGTCGTCTACATGCTGCTCGCGCTCGGGCTCAACGTCGTCGTCGGGTGGGGCGGCCTGCTCGACCTCGGCTACGTCGCCTTCTACGGCATCGGCGCCTACTCGTACGCGCTGCTCTCCTCCAACCAGTTCGACGTCCACCTGCCGACGCTCGTCACCGTGCCGCTCGTGGTCGCTATCGGCGCCGTCGTCGGCCTCCTCGTCGGTCTGCCGTCACGCCGGCTCTCCGGCGACTACCTCGCGATCGTGACGCTGTTCTTCTTCCAGCTCTTCATCGTCGTCGTCACGAACGGCGATCACCTCTTCGGCACCAACGTCACCGGCGGCTCGAACGGGATCGGCGGCGTCGAGGCGGACGTCGACCCGTTCAACCTGTTCGGCCGCGACCTCGTCGTCTCGACGGGCGGGATCTTCAACGTCTGGTACCTGTACGTCGCGCTCGCGTTCTTCGTCGTCGTGTTCGTGCTGCTGCGCTTCGTGAACCACTCGCGCATCGGCCGGGCCTGGCGCTCGCTGCGCGAGGACCCGCTCGCCGCGGAGATGATGGGCATGCCGGTCAACTGGCTCAAGCTGCTCGCGTTCTCGTTCGGCGCCGCGGTGGCGGCGCTCTCCGGCACCATCTTCGCCGGGCTCAACGGCGGCGTCTTCCCGACGACGTTCGCCTTCCCGCTCCTCATCACCGTCTACACGATGGTGATCCTGGGCGGCTCGGGCAGCCAGGCCGGCGTCGTCGTCGGGGCCATCCTCGTCAACGTGCTCCTCGAGCTGCTGCGTGACCCCGGGCAGTCCCGCTACCTCTTCTACTTCCTCATCGTCGTCGGCCTTCTCGCCATCTTCCGGCTCTCCGTGCGGCTCGCCGTCGTCCTCGGCGGCACCATCGTGCTCGGCTTCGCCGTCCACGCGATCGCGTCGTCCATCTCCGACGCGGCCGTGTCGGGTGCGTCGAACGGGGGCGGCTGGCTCGCCGACGCCCTGCGCCAGTGGGTGATCACGCCGTCCAGCCTCGGGGCGTGGGCGCCGATCTCGTACGTGGCGCTCGTGTCGCTCGTGCTCGTGCTCACGCTGCTCGCAGGCTGGGTGCGCATCGCCGTGCTCGTGCCGACGCTGTACCTCGCCGCCTTCGTGTGGGAGAACGTGATGCTCGCCAAACCGGAGGCGACGCGCTTCATCGTCCTCGGAGCGATCCTCGTCGCCGTGATGATCGTCCGTCCGTCCGGCCTGCTCGGCGAGAAGCGGGTCGAGATCGTCTGATGGGCGAGAAGCTCCTCGATCTGCAGGGTGTGTCGATGGCGTTCGGCGGCCTGACGGTGATCGACGGGCTCGACCTGCACGTCGACGAAGGCGAGATCGTGAGCGTGATCGGGCCGAACGGGGCCGGCAAGACGACGCTGTTCAACCTCGTCACCGGCGTGTACGAGCCCAGCGCCGGCGACATCGTCTTCGCGGGCGAGAGCATCAAGGGGCTGGAGCCGCACAGGATCACGCGCAAGGGAATCGCCCGCACGTTCCAGACGCTGCGGCTGTTCCTCAACATGTCGGTGCGGGAGAACGTGATGGCCGCCGCGTACGGGCACACGCGCGCCGGGGTGTTCCGCTCGATGTTCCGGACGCCCGGCCAGCGCCGCGAGGAGAAGGAGATCCGCGAGCTGGCCGAGCGCTGCCTCGCGTTCTTCGGCGAGCGGCTGATGGGGTATCGCTGGGATCAGCCCGCGTACAGCCTCTCGTATGCGAACCGGCGCCGCCTCGAGATCGCCCGCGCGACGGCCACCAAGCCGCGGCTGCTCCTGCTCGACGAGCCGGCCGCCGGCATGAACCCGAAGGAGACGCAGGAGATCACCGAGCTGATCGGCAAGCTCCGCAGCGAGGGCGGCTTCACGATCCTCGTCATCGAGCACGACATGCACGTCGTCGAGGGCATCTCCGACCGCGTCGTCGCGCTCGACCACGGCGTCAAGATCGCGGAGGGCTCGTTCGAGGACGTCGCGACCGCGCCGCAGGTCGTCGAGGCGTACCTCGGCACGGGAGGGATGGCGAGGAAATGAGCGCCGCCGCGCCGCTGCTGCAGCTCGAGGGGATCAACACCTACTACGGGCAGATCCACATCCTGCAGGACTCGAGCATGGTCGTCGGTGAGGGCGAGCTCGTCTGCCTGCTCGGAGGCAACGCCTCGGGCAAGTCGACCACGCTGAAGACGATCCTCGGCATCGTCGCGCCGCGGACGGGCCGCGTGCTGCTCGGCGGCGAGGACGTCACGCGGATGCCGACCGCGCACCGCATCCGGCGCGGCCTCGCGATCGTGCCGGAGAACCGGCGCCTGTTCGGCCCGATGACCGTGCTCGAGAACCTCGAGATGGGCGCCTACCTGCGGCCGAAGGCCGACCTGAAGGAGGAGTTCGAGCGCGTCTACACCCTGTTCCCGCTCCTCTACGAGCGTCGCTCCCAGCTCGCGGGGACACTGTCGGGGGGCGAGCAGCAGATGGTCGCGATGGGACGCGCGTTGATGTCGAAGCCGAAGCTGCTGCTGATGGACGAGCCCTCGATGGGGCTCGCCCCGGTGCTCGTCGAGCGCAGCTTCGAGATCATCAAGCAGGTCAACGACGCGGGCGTCGCGATGCTCGTGGTGGAGCAGAACGCGAACGTGTCGCTGTCGATCGCCGACCGCGGCTACGTGCTCTCGACCGGCCGCGTCGTGCTCGAGGGCAAGGCGGCCGACCTGCTCCAGAATGAAGAGCTCCGCAAGGCGTATCTGGGCCGCTGATGGGCGTCGTCAGCGCACACGGGTCGATCCCGCCCAGGCGCGGCTCCGAGCTCGCGCTGGAGACGGTGCGGCTCGGCCCGGGCGAGGCGCTCGAGGCGGGCGACGGCGGGCACGACGTGCTGCTGTTCGCCTTCGCCGGCGCGGGCACGCTCGCGGGCGAACCGCTTCCTGCGGGCGCGGCGGCGCTGCTGGCGCAGGGGGAGCAGGCGGCGCTCGCGGCCGGCGAGGGCGGGCTCGCGGCGGTGCGGGTCACGGTCGGGGCCGGCACCGATATGCATGCGCCGATGGGCGCGCGGGAGCGCATCGTCGCGATCGACGACGTCGAGCCAGGAAAGGCCACCGGCAGCCGCTCCTTCCAGGTGCTGTTCGGGCCCCACAACGGCTCCACGCGCGCGACGATGTTCGTCGGGTACATCCCGCCGGGCAGGGCGCCGTGGCACTACCACCTGTACGACGAGATCGTGTGGGTCTGGCGGGGCCCGGGCCGCTACCACAGCGGCGACACGGTCGAGGAGCTGCCCGACGGAGCCGCCTTCCGCATCGCGCCCCGGCAGGTGCACATCGTCGAGAACCTCTCGAGTGAGCGGGAGCTGGCCGTGCTCGGCATCTTCACCCCGGCCGGGAGCCCGTCCGCGGCCTACCTGATGCCGGACGTCGCAGCCGCCGCGTACGTGATCGGATGAGCCGGGTCGGCGACGCCGTCCGCGCCGAGTTCCCGATCCTCGAGCGCGCGACCTACCTCAATGCGTGCTCGCAGGGCGCGCTCTCGCACCGTGTTCGCGCCGCCTACGAGGAGTACCTCGCGGGCTGGGACGCGAACGGCGCCGAATGGGAGTTCTGGGTCGAGCGCGCGGAGACCGCGCGCGCCGGGTTCGCGCGCCTGCTGCACGGCGCGCCGGACGAGGTCGCCGTCACGACCTCGGTCTCGCAGGGAGTGAGCGCCATCGTCTCGGCCCTGCCGTTCGAGCGTGGCGGGCGCAACCGGATCGTGATCGGCGAGTACGAGTTCCCGACGGTGGGCCAGATCGCCCATGCGCAGGAGCTGCGCGGCGCGGAGGTGGTGCACGTGCGCCCCGAGCGGGACGGGTCGATCCCGGTGGAGCGCTTCGCGGAGGCGATCGACGAGCGGACGGCGCTCGTGTGCTGCACGGCGATCTCCTACCGCACGGGCCACCGCAGCGACGTCGCCGCGATCGCGGAGGCGGCGCACGCGCGGGGCGCGCTCGTGCTCGCCGACAGCTACCAGGCTGTTGGGGCGATCGAGGTCGACGTGCGCACGCTCGGCGCCGACTTCGTCGCGGGGGGGACGGTCAAGTACCTGCTCGCCTCCGCCGGTCTCGGCTTCCTGTGGGTGCGCGGCGGCCTGCTGCCGGAGCTGCTGCCCACGCAGACGGGATGGTTCGCCGACGAGGACATCTTCCGCATGGACATCTCGGACTACTCGCCGCATGCGACGGCGCGCCGCTTCGACGCGGGCACGCCGCCGGTGCCGAACATCTACGCCGGGGTCGCGGGCCTGTCGCTTGTCGAGGAGGCCGGGGTGCCGGCGATCGAGGCGCACGTGCGCGGCCTCAACACGCGCCTCATCGAGGGGCTGCACGAGATGGGCGCCACCGTCGTCACGCCCGCGGACCCCGCGCAGCGGGGTCCGCTCGTCTGCGTCCGCTCGACCGACGCGCCCGCGCTCGTGGCGTCGCTTCTGGAGGAGAGGATCGTCTGCTCGCTCCGCGACGCGAACCTTCGTGTGGCCGCCCACTACTACAACACCGACGAGGACGTCGACACGCTGCTCGCGGCGCTCGGGCGTCGGCGCCACCTGCTGGCGTGAGCTCGTGGCTCTGAGCCACAAGCCGCCTCCGGCCCGCCAGATCGCCTACGGCGACCACCCCGACCAGGTGGGCAACCTGCACCTGCCCGCGGGTGACGGGCCATGGCCGGTCGTCGTGCTCGTGCACGGCGGCTTCTGGCGCTACGGCTGGGACCGGACTCTCATGACGCCGCTCGCGCGCGACCTCGCCGGGGGCGGCATCGCGGCCTGGAACGTCGAGTACCGGCGCGTCGGCCAGGAGGGCGGCGGCTGGCCCGGCACGCTCGCCGACGTCGCCGCCGCCGCCGACGCGGCGGCAGGCCTGGAGGGCGTCGACCCGACCCGCGCGGCCACGCTCGGGCATTCGGCGGGCGGGCATCTCGCGCTCTGGCTCGCCGCGCGCCACCGGCTTCCCGCCGGGGCGCCGGGCGCGGGGCCGCGCCTGCGGCCGGTAGCCGCCGTCTCCCAGGCCGGCGTCGGCGACCTCGCGCGCGCGGCCGCGGACGGGCTCGGGGGCGGCGCCTGCGAGGCCCTGCTCGGCGGCACCCCGCTCGAGCGCCCCGACCGCTATGCGGCCGCGTCGCCCGCTGCGCTGCTGCCGCTCGGGGTGCCGCAGCTGCTCGTGCACGGCGCGCGCGACGACATCGTGCCGCCCGGCCAGAGCCGCGCCTATGCCCACGCCGCCGCCGCAGCCGGCGACGAGGTCGAGCTCGTCGAGCTCGAACAGGCCGATCACTTCGACGTCATCGAGCCGGGCCATGCCGCGTGGGCGGCCGTTGTCGGCCGCCTCCCCCGGCTGCTCGGTCTCGCAGCCTGAGCAGCGGTCAGAGCTCGGCGGCGAGAGCGCGGGCGCGCCGGCCGATCTCGTCCCGGAGCGCCCTCACCGTCTCGGCATCCTTGCCGTGCGGGTCGTCGAGCTCCCAGTCGACGTAGCGCTTGCCGGGCACGTAGGGGCACGCGTCGCCGCAACCCATGGTGACGACGACGTCCGCCCACTCGGCATCGGCCTGCTCGAGCCGCCGCGGGACGCGGCCGGAGAGGTCGATGCCGAGCTCCCGCATCACGTCCACGACCTCGGGGTGGACGTGCGCCGCCGGGGCGCTGCCGGCCGACCGCGCCTCGTGGCGACCTCGTGCCGCGCGCCGGAACAGGGCCTCGGCCATCTGCGAGCGCCCGGCGTTCTGGACGCAGACGAAGAGGACGTTCACGTCGCCGCCCGCGCCACCCGCGCGCTCCGTCCCGCTCAACAGCAGGCACATCCCCCGGAAGCGGCGTCGGGCGCGAGCTGCCGCCGCGCCGCCTCCGGCTTGCGCGCCTTCACGATCGCGCCGTGCATGCCGTCGGCGACCTCGTGCGTGAACGACACCTCGACGTCCACGAGCCCGGCCCCCTCGAGCCCGGCCACGTACTCCGAGCGCGAAAGCGCCCCGGCGATGCAGCCCGCCCAGCCGCCGCGCTCCGTGCGCTCGGCGGCCGACAGGTGATCCTCCGCGACGACGTCGCTGATGCCGAGCCTGCCGCCCGGGGCGAGCACGCGCGCGATCTCGGCCAGCACGCGTGCCTTGTCGGCGGACAGGTTGACGACGCAGTTGGAGATGACCACGTCGACGCTCTCGGCGGGCAGCGGGATGTCCTCGATCGTGCCCCTGAGGAAGTGGGCGTTCGTGACGCCGGCTTCCTGCCGGTTGCGGCGGGCGAGCGCGAGCATCTCCTCGGTCATGTCCAGGCCGTAGACGACGCCCGCCGGGCCGACGCGCCGCGCCGACAGCAGCACGTCGATGCCGCCGCCCGAGCCGAGGTCGAGCACCGTCTCGCCCTCGCGCAGCTCGGCGACGGCGGTCGGGTCGCCGCAGCCGAGGCTGGCGAGCGCGGCCGCCTCGGGCAACGCCTGCCGCTGCTCGGCGTCGTACAGGCCCGCTCCGAACAGGCTCCCCGTCGTCTCGGCACAGCACGACCCGCCGCCGCAGCTCGCGGCGTCTCTCTCGGAGACGGCCTGCGCCGCCTGCGCGTATCGTGCCCGGACCTCCTCGCGCAGCGCTTCCGCATCCACGCTCATACCGACACCACCTGTGCCTCGACGAGTGCGGCCAGCCGCGCGAGCGCCGCGCGGTCGAGCGAGTAGTAGGCCCAGACGCCGCGCTGCTCGCGAACGAGCAGGCCCGCCTGGGTGAGCTTCTTCAGGTGATGCGAGACGGTGGGCTGGGAGAGACCGAGCGCCGGCGTCAGCTCGCACACGCAGACGGGCCCGTCGCCGGCGGCGAGCAGGTTGACGAGCCGGACGCGCGCGGGGTCGGCGAGCGCCTTGAACAGCGCCGCCGTCGCCTCGGCGTCGTCGCTCGACATCGGCGGGCCGTCGAGCGGGCGGCAGCACGCGCCGCTCATCGCCTCGTCCTCTCGAGCATCAACTCTCCATCCATCGACAGTTATCGATATCAAGGATGGCGGAGAGATCGATGTTTGTCAATGTCTCCCGGCGGGCTCAGTCGAGCGGTCGCGCGGAGCGGGCGGGATCGCCCGCCGGCAGCGCGTCGCGCGGTTCCTCTGTCGGGGCGCTGAGCAGGCGCGTGCCGAAGCGACCCTGGCGGTGGCGGTTGCCCTCGTGCGAGAGCCGTGCCCGATGGCGGATGATGCACCTCGTGCGCCCCCGCGTCCACGTGTCCGAGCCCGTTCCCCGCGAGGTCGACGAGGCGCTGCGCCGCGAGTTCGACCTCGTCGGCACGCCGCAGGGCGCCGACGGCATCGTCAGCATGCTCACGGTCACGGTCGACGACGCCTACCTCGAGGCGGCCGGCCCGCAACTGCGCGTCGTCGCGAACTACGCGGTCGGCGTGAACAACATCGACCTCGCGGCGGCCCGCCGCCGTGAGGTCGTCGTCGCGAACACGCCCGACGTGCTCACCGGCGCGACGGCGGAGCTCGCGCTCACCCTGATGCTCTCGCTGCTGCGCCGGGTCGGCGAGGGCGACCGCTTCGTGCGCCGCCGCGAGCCGTGGCGGTTCTCGCTCGAGTTCATGCTCGGCCGGCGACTCGCGGGCGCGACCGTGCTCATCGTCGGCGCCGGCCGCATCGGCCGCGAGACCGCGCGGCTCGCCGAGGCCTTCGGCGCCCGGCCCGTGCTCGCCGGCCGCGGCGACGACCTCGACTCGCTGCTCCGCGAGGCCGACATCGTCTCGCTGCACGTGCCGCTCGGCGACGACACGCGCCACCTCGTCGACGCCCGGCGCCTGCGCCTGATGAAGCCGACGGCGGTGCTGATCAACACCTCCCGCGGTGCCGTCGTGGACGAGGAAGCGCTCGCCGCCGCGCTGCACGAGGGTGTGATCGCGGGGGCGGGGCTCGACGTGTACGAGCACGAGCCCGAGGTGTGCGAGAAGCTGCTGCCGCTCAAGAACGTCGTGCTCTCGCCCCACCTCGGCAGCGCCACCCGCGACACCCGCATCGCGATGGGGATGCTCTGCGTCGAGGCGCTGCGCGCCGTGCTGCTCGAGGGCCGCACGCCGGCCAACGCCGTCACGTAGCCTTCCCGGCCGTGCCGGAGTACGGCTGCCAGGCGATGTGGGGGACGCTCGAGCGCGTGCTCGTACGCCGCCCCCTGCCCGCGGACGCGGATCATGTCGCCCGCTACGCCTGGCGGGGCGAACCCGATCCGGCGGCGGCGGCCGCCGAGCACGAGGCGCTCTGCCTGCTGCTCGAGGCGGCCGGCGCGGAGGTCGTCGTCTCCGAGCACGATCCGGGCAACCCCGACGCGATCTACGTCTACGACCCCGTGCTCGTCGGTGATGCCGGCGCCGCGCTCCTCATGCCCGGCAAGGAGGGTCGCCGCGGCGAGCCCGCCGGCATCGCAACCACCCTCGAGGCCGCCGGCGTGCCGGTCGCCTCGACGATGGCGCTGCCCGCGACCGCCGAGGGTGGAGACACGGTCTGGCTCGACCACGACACGCTGCTCGTCGGCCACGGCTATCGCACGGGCGCGGCAGGGATCGCGGCGCTGCGCGCGGCCTTCCCCGCCGTCGAGGTGGTCGTGTTCGACCTGCCGCACTGGAACGGCGCCGGCGAGGTCATGCACCTCATGTCCTTCATCTCGCCGCTCGACCGCGACCTCGCGCTCGTCTACCCCCGCATCGCTCCGACGCGCCTGCTGGAGCTGCTGGCCGAGCGTGGGATCGGCGTCGTCGAGGTGCCCGACGAGGAGTTCGCGTCGATGGGCTCCAACGTGCTCGCGCTCGGGCCGCGGCGCGCGCTCGCGCTGGAGGGCAACGACGTCACGCGCCGGCGTATGGAGAAGGCGGGCGTGGACGTCGTCAGCTATGCCGGCGACCACATCTCGCGGCTCGGCGACGGAGGGCCGACCTGCCTCACGCGGCCGCTCCTGCGCAGGCAGGGATGAGCGCGCCGCTCGGGGACGGCTTCCTAGGGCTCGAACGCGAGCTGGCGGTGCTCGGAGAGGCCGGACACGCCCACTCCCACGAGCCGTAGCGCTCCCGGCCGGTCGCGCAGGCCGCGGTCGAGGAGGCCGCAGGCGAGCTCGGCGATCCGGTCGGCCTCGTCGATCGGCGCCGGTAGCGTCGTCGAGCGCGAGCGGATCGAGAAGTCCGCGTAGCGCAACTTCGCCGTCACCGTCCGTCCCGACACGCCCGAGCGCCGCATCCGCGCCGCCAGCTCCTCGGCCAGGCGCCGCAGCTCGGCGTGCAGCAGCGACCGTTCGGCGATGTCGCGCTCGAACGTCTCCTCGACCGAGAGGGAGATGCGCTCGGCCTCGAGCTCGAGGTCGCGCGGGTCGACGCCGAGCGCGCGGTCGCGCAGGAGCATGCCCACCGCTCCGGGCAGCACGGCGCGCAGCTCCACGTCGGTCAGAGCGGCGAGATCCCCGATCGTCTTCACTCCCGCGGCGGCGAGCCGCTCCTCCGCGCGCGGGCCGACGCCCGGCAGCGTGCGCACCGGGAACGGGGCGAGGAAGCGCGCTTCCCTCCCGGGCGGCACGACCGTGATGCCGCCGGGCTTGCGCCGGTCGGACGCGACCTTGCACACGACCTTCGAGGTCGAGACGCCGAGCGAGCACGAGAGCGAGGTGGCAGCCCGCACCGACGTCTGCACCGCCTGGGCGACCTTCCGCGCGGCCGTGAACTCGGACACGACGGTGCCGAGATCGAGGTACCCCTCGTCGATCCCGACCTGCTCGACCCGCGGCACCACCTCGCGGATCGCCGTCCACACGGCCTCCGAGTACTGCCGGTAGACGGCATGGCGCGGGCGCAGGAACACGACCTCGGGGCAGCGCCGGAGCGCCTCGGCAGAGCTCATCGCCGACCGGATCCCGAAGCGGCGCGCGACGTAGTTCGCCGTCGCCACCACGCCGCGACCCTGCGGGTCGCCGCCCACCACGAGCGGCCGCGCGCGCAGCGACGGGTCCTCAAGCTCCTCGACCGCGGCGAAGAAGGCATCGAGGTCGACGTGCGCGAGAATCGGCATCGGCCCAAGGCTACGGTGCGCCGGTGATCACCGCTCCCCCGCCGCCGCGCTGCGCCGCTTCCGTGGCCGACCTTCAGGTATATTTTTTGTAGCTAGTACCCGGTGATCATCCGTCACCGCATTCGCAAGGAGCGTGAACCAGCGTGAGCAAGCTGCTGCTCGTCCCTCTCGACGACATCGTCGTCTTCCCGAACATGAGCGTCACCCTGACCGTCGACGTCGGCGACGAGGAGCGCGTGCTGCTCGTGCCCAAGCACGAGGGCGAGTATGCGAAGGTCGGCACCGTCGCGGAGGTGACGGACCGTGTGCGCCTGCCCGGCGGCGGGCTCGCCGTGGCGCTGAACGGTCTGCACCGGGGCATCGCCGGCGCTGCCGAGACCGATGCACGGGGACGCCTCTTCGTGGAGGTGGACGAGCGGCCGGACGAGAGCGAGAGCACGGAGGCGATCCGGGAGCTCGAGACGCAGTACCGCGCCGTCGTCGAGGAGATCCTGGAGCTGCGGGGCGACGACGGCCGCATCGCCGCCTTCGTGCGTTCCATCAGCGAGCCGGGCGCGCTCGCCGACACCTCTGGCTACTCGCCCGATCTCACCTTCGCGCAGAAGGTGCAGATCCTCGAGGCGGTCGACGTGGTCGAGCGACTCGAGCTGTCGCTGCAGCTGCAGCGCGAGCGCCTGACGCTGATGCAGCTGCGCCAGCGCATCCGCGAGGACGTCAACACGGGGATGGAGAAGCAGCAGCGCGAGTACATCCTGCGCAAGCAGCTCGAGTCGATCCGCAAGGAGCTCGGCGAGGACGAGACGTCCGTCGTCGACGAGTTCCGTGCGAAGATCGCCGAGTCGGCGATGCCCGACCACGTGCGCGAGCAGGCGGAGCGCGAGCTCTCCCGCTTCGAGCGCA
Encoded proteins:
- a CDS encoding alpha/beta hydrolase family protein, translating into MALSHKPPPARQIAYGDHPDQVGNLHLPAGDGPWPVVVLVHGGFWRYGWDRTLMTPLARDLAGGGIAAWNVEYRRVGQEGGGWPGTLADVAAAADAAAGLEGVDPTRAATLGHSAGGHLALWLAARHRLPAGAPGAGPRLRPVAAVSQAGVGDLARAAADGLGGGACEALLGGTPLERPDRYAAASPAALLPLGVPQLLVHGARDDIVPPGQSRAYAHAAAAAGDEVELVELEQADHFDVIEPGHAAWAAVVGRLPRLLGLAA
- a CDS encoding arsenate reductase ArsC, translated to MSGTERAGGAGGDVNVLFVCVQNAGRSQMAEALFRRAARGRHEARSAGSAPAAHVHPEVVDVMRELGIDLSGRVPRRLEQADAEWADVVVTMGCGDACPYVPGKRYVDWELDDPHGKDAETVRALRDEIGRRARALAAEL
- the arsM gene encoding arsenite methyltransferase; the encoded protein is MSVDAEALREEVRARYAQAAQAVSERDAASCGGGSCCAETTGSLFGAGLYDAEQRQALPEAAALASLGCGDPTAVAELREGETVLDLGSGGGIDVLLSARRVGPAGVVYGLDMTEEMLALARRNRQEAGVTNAHFLRGTIEDIPLPAESVDVVISNCVVNLSADKARVLAEIARVLAPGGRLGISDVVAEDHLSAAERTERGGWAGCIAGALSRSEYVAGLEGAGLVDVEVSFTHEVADGMHGAIVKARKPEAARRQLAPDAASGGCACC
- a CDS encoding ArsR/SmtB family transcription factor, which translates into the protein MSGACCRPLDGPPMSSDDAEATAALFKALADPARVRLVNLLAAGDGPVCVCELTPALGLSQPTVSHHLKKLTQAGLLVREQRGVWAYYSLDRAALARLAALVEAQVVSV
- a CDS encoding 2-hydroxyacid dehydrogenase; the protein is MHLVRPRVHVSEPVPREVDEALRREFDLVGTPQGADGIVSMLTVTVDDAYLEAAGPQLRVVANYAVGVNNIDLAAARRREVVVANTPDVLTGATAELALTLMLSLLRRVGEGDRFVRRREPWRFSLEFMLGRRLAGATVLIVGAGRIGRETARLAEAFGARPVLAGRGDDLDSLLREADIVSLHVPLGDDTRHLVDARRLRLMKPTAVLINTSRGAVVDEEALAAALHEGVIAGAGLDVYEHEPEVCEKLLPLKNVVLSPHLGSATRDTRIAMGMLCVEALRAVLLEGRTPANAVT
- a CDS encoding dimethylarginine dimethylaminohydrolase family protein gives rise to the protein MPEYGCQAMWGTLERVLVRRPLPADADHVARYAWRGEPDPAAAAAEHEALCLLLEAAGAEVVVSEHDPGNPDAIYVYDPVLVGDAGAALLMPGKEGRRGEPAGIATTLEAAGVPVASTMALPATAEGGDTVWLDHDTLLVGHGYRTGAAGIAALRAAFPAVEVVVFDLPHWNGAGEVMHLMSFISPLDRDLALVYPRIAPTRLLELLAERGIGVVEVPDEEFASMGSNVLALGPRRALALEGNDVTRRRMEKAGVDVVSYAGDHISRLGDGGPTCLTRPLLRRQG
- the dinB gene encoding DNA polymerase IV; this translates as MPILAHVDLDAFFAAVEELEDPSLRARPLVVGGDPQGRGVVATANYVARRFGIRSAMSSAEALRRCPEVVFLRPRHAVYRQYSEAVWTAIREVVPRVEQVGIDEGYLDLGTVVSEFTAARKVAQAVQTSVRAATSLSCSLGVSTSKVVCKVASDRRKPGGITVVPPGREARFLAPFPVRTLPGVGPRAEERLAAAGVKTIGDLAALTDVELRAVLPGAVGMLLRDRALGVDPRDLELEAERISLSVEETFERDIAERSLLHAELRRLAEELAARMRRSGVSGRTVTAKLRYADFSIRSRSTTLPAPIDEADRIAELACGLLDRGLRDRPGALRLVGVGVSGLSEHRQLAFEP